Within the Silurus meridionalis isolate SWU-2019-XX chromosome 2, ASM1480568v1, whole genome shotgun sequence genome, the region TATTTAATTGCAATTGCTAATTTCCTCTACCCTGTTTCCTGCAGATCTGTCGGTTACAGCAGCATCTTTCGGCTGGAGAGCATCAGCAGGATCTGTTCCGTGAGCAACCACTTATATTCGTGTCTTCGGTGTCTCagcctccatgccacagtctcaCAGAGCTCATCCAGCTGTGTGGGGGCTCCGTGTGCAGGAGCGTTCGCCAGGCCAGCATCTGCATCGGGGAATACAGGGGGAAAAAGCCTGAAGGAACCAGGTGCCTGTCAGAACAATGGATTTTAGGTAAGATGACTTACTGCAAATCTGTATGATTATGTTCCCGatgtataaaaatctaaaacagaTGTGTCGAATGTGTGTTCtcgggagtttttttttttaacttttttttttatttttttggccaGATTGTGTGACTCATCATGTGCTGCTCCCATACGATAACTACGTTCTTGAGTAAAGAGAGAGTTTCGACAGTGAGGACATTTTCCTGTTATTGGAAAACaaaattttgtattatatatgaGTACTTTATGTATATGTTTCTTGTATTTTACTGTGCATTTAGATtctgtttaataaatgtcttaAATAAAACAAGTCATGATGTGGGTTCAGGAATGGTTTGGATTCATTAATTCTTATTGTTCTTATTCATTATTCTTATTGTTCTTATTCATTATTCTTATTGTTCTTATTCATTATTCTTATTGTTCAATGTTTTTTGTTACAGTAATAATGTTTATTGATCAAAGTATTTCATTTCAGGTAAATGGACCTagaaaatgctataaatgtaaatataatgcgtgtgctgtaaatataaagtacTGTGCCCATACTAAGGCTATATAATCCAACCTActgactattttatttatttattttttaatgagcCTAGCAACAAATCACTTAGCACCACTGTTCCAAACAACCAACGCTGTTATTTACCAGCAATCACACACTGGGTAGCATTGTTTTCCAgcgaccaatcactgatctgCGTCGTTACCTTCATTATTACGTCTTGGGGGGCAGCGTCAGATTCATTTTGTTAAAAGtctgtttaatataaataaataaatgataaatcattacagaaatataaataaaatccagcTTATTGTTGTCTATTTAATATCATTAATGATGGCTTTCAAATATGTTGGTATCGATTTTAATAACTGATGATGTGGGGCCTTGGAGGTACTTGTTATCTGACCGAAAAGAAATGAAGTGGTTTTGCCCATCCCTAGTTGACCTTCCCTCCATTCTgttaaaatctctctctctctctctctctctctctctctctctctcacacacactatttagTACTAATGTGATACTTGTATGTTCCAGCTGAATAAGACGatgtaaatggatggatggatggatggatgactgACATCTCATGACCTTCACCTTTTCACCCTCTGCATTAATACGTTAATATGGGGTTTAAGCTGCAGCCCAGACCAGTCGGTTTCCTTTCACGTGTTTGCTGTGGATTCGAAAAAAGGGGCGTGTCTTTGGTTGAATCCCAAATGCCTTCCTGCTTTATACACAAGTACACAACATACAAAACGTTCACAAAAAGTTCTTCATTTACGTTCATGCTGTCATTAACAGGCCTGTGTAGAAGTATGAATTTAGACCTTCACTCTAAGAGTGTGTGTAATCTTTTATCCGCTTTATTCTAGAGTAAGAAATCACGGCTAGTGCACCCTAGGTGTTGAGTGTTGAAACATTTGGAACACAGCCCTTACCGTAACAACTAGTCCACCAAGAGCAAGCGCTTCCACCAATCAGCGAGCGCGATACTACCGAGTCGTTGACGTCAGAGTGCAATATGGAGTGTAGCGTGACTTTGGTAAAGGGAGAGTAGACAAATAGATTTGTacgattatttttttctgacacAAAAAACTAGTGTGCGCATGAGTATATCGACCTCTAAAGCGACATCCTCTGGTGTTATTCAGACATCCTGCTTTTTGAGTTTCGAGCTCGACTCGGTAGCTTTTACGTTAGCGCCTCTCCCTAGGAGAAACTGATATGCGAGTCTATACCTGATTTTACGGTAAATATCAAACACGGATAAGTAGAAATTTTAGAGGTGGCAATTGTTTTTTAAAGGTGTAATTGCATCGTTGGACACATCTAAATATAAGCATTTTGCTGTTATGAAATGTTTAGTGAATCTATagtgattaatattaataacagaGTGTGGGTGAACTTTCCAAGCGTCCATCAAAAGCAACCTTGTGATTACCGTAAAACTTGCTATAGAGTCGCACTGCAGCAGGTTTGACAGGCGCATGCCTCTGCACTGAGCGTCTGGCGTGTCCACTTTGTGTCATATAttttagtaatatatatatttttatattacacCATGACAGCTGAAACTTTGTACGTTTCTGAACAGCGTGTGAACCAATCTGGTTGTAGCAGGTGAAAGCTCCAGTTTCCGGACACTGTGTAAAGCCTCTCTGCGCCTTTTGCATCCAGGGGATTCGTCTGGACTCTACGACTTGTGTTGCATATTTATTTGTGCGTGTTAAACATGCTGCTGTCGTTGGTCGTCCACACGTATTCTTTGCGCTACTGCATTCCGGCTGCGGTCATGCTGGGCACTGCGCCGGTGTACCTGCTCTCCTGGGGCGCGTGGAGGTTCCTCTCCACGCTCCTACCCACCAGGTTGTACCACATCGTGGACGATCACTTGTACACAGTGTACCAAAGCATGGTTCTGTTCTTCTTCGAGAATTACACTGGGGTGGAGGTGAGTTCACTGAATCTGTcattccaacaaaaaaaaaaagaacaaaaaaaagagaaaaatcttcCCACTTTAAGAACATCACcagcaggtttttatttttattttttattatattctattatttcttataaacattataactcattgtttatttttgaacaAAGATCCCAGATCTTAAACTCAGGTTTTGTAGGCTAAATCTTCTTTAttagtttaatttttatatttttttttatttaaagaagggTTGCAAAATACATCACTAATCGTTATCGCGATacttaaacaaacacaatcttATGTGTAAAATCCAAACCGTTCCAGGTAAATTATAGGTCAATGTGTTGGTGTTAAGATCTAAGGCAACTGATACCATGTTGGAGTCTCGAAACTGATGTATTAATAATCcatcaacatttttttgtttattattaacacgTAATTGTTAGAGGTTTGGGAGTCTCCAGTTTCTACTTATAATAATGAggaagttttctttttctctctcggtCCTGttataagtcaagtcaagtagcttttcacaacagacattgtctctaagcagctttacagaaatcaacagttaaggtgaatggtgtgcatttatccctgatgagcagccgtggcgactgtggcaaggaaaaactcccttagatgttatgaggaagaaaccttgagaggaaccagacttaaaaggggaacccatcctcatttgggtgacatcaagagtgtgatcataaatctttcaacactacagaacactggagagagagaactaacatgagcactggagtataagattataagtaatgttctttctacagtcttatacagtctatatggttataaaacaaggagctactgagcacatcaacatttgtgatcatcacagatccagcatcagcttttccatgccagagccttcaaCATGACTCTGTGCTCCATCCATAAACTGAAGATTAACGTACACCTGCTTCTCAGGCTGTAATGCAGATCAGGCTGAACGACCTGCAGAACAAGTTCAGTTGTCTTGCAACACACTTAAACACTCGCATGAAGGTGTGAGCCACCATAATTGCACATCTGGAGATATGAAATGTTCATTTCTCCTTATCAATGTTGGCCAATAGTTAATTAGGGCTACGTGATAAAGGGAATCGGAGCAGGATATGCAAAGATCTTTCACCTTTTAATCCAtccattataaatgtaaaaaaaagggtttGATATTTATGTAGAAATGAGATGAAGTTTATTAGCAAGTAGAGTTTTAGGGTTTGAGTCAGAGCAGGACATTTCCAGTGAGTGGTACGTTACTAGAAACACAATCTTTGTCGTTTAATAGACAGAACAATAGTTTCATTAGAATTTATGAACCTTTGTAGGACCTCTTTCCATGACAGGAATTTTGGAGGCCACATATTGTGTAGCCTTTACGCAACTCGATTACACAAGCGTAGGATTATTTTGCAACACTTAACACACGATTGTGTAAATCACTGCTGCTCCAATAAACCGTGCAGGTTACACAAGGACATATGAAGTGGCACACCTGATGGGTTTATGGAGAAGCTTCACAGTATGTGACGTTTAATAATAAGCACATGGAGAGATCGTTTATATGCTTGAGAACGTTGTAAGTGAAAAGATCCTTGTGCGGATATTTGTgctctcgtgtgtgtgtatttttgttgaatttttttggCAGACGTGTTGTTTTTATTCCTGCGTTCTCATGTagtgtgttttattcattacacaGATTATTATTTATGGAGACATAccaaagaagaaggagaatgtTCTCTATCTCTCCAACCATCAATCCACAGGTAATTCTTGGTCCAGAGCATATTGATTATTTTGTAGACAGGCTGGactacattaaatattaatatccGATATATCAGTAGTAAACATTATGTCTCGGATATTCTATGACTGATTGAATATTAATTTCTGTGTTATAGCGGATTGGATCGTCGCCGACATGCTGGCGATTCGCCAAAACGCGCTCGGCCATGTGAGATACGTGTTGAAAGATGGTCTGAAGTGGCTTCCGTTGTACGGCTGGTATTTCTCTCAGGTACTGTGTGCCTACTTGTGatatttcattcttttattaaatggCGTTTGGTAAAACGTTATTgagattgttgttgttttttctcgtaaagcatggtggtgtttACGTCAAGCGGAGTGCCAAGTTTGATGAAAAGGCCATGAGAAGGAAACTCCGCTCTCAGATGGATGTAGGAGCACCGGTGAGCATGCATTACACTGGAGCTTTTAGTCATTAAAATTGAGAGATATGAtaatatggtttaaaaaaaaaaagggacgaatgataatttgtatataattatcattatatttacagtacattatatatacagtacagaccaaaagtttggacacaccttctcattcaaagagttttctttattttcatgactatgaaaattgtagattcacactgaaggcatcaaaactatgaattaacacatgtggaattatatatggaattatatacataacaaaaaagtgtgaaacaactgaaaaatgtcatattctaggttcttcaaagtagccaccttttgctttaattactgctttgcacactcttggcattctcttgatgagcttcaagaggtagtcacctgaaatggtcttccaacagtcttgaaggagttccccgagagatgcttggcacttgttggcccttttgccttcactctgcggtccagctcacccctaaaccatctcgattgggttcaggtccggtgactgtggaggccaggtcatctggcgcagcaccccatcactctccttcttggtcaaatagcccttgatgccttcagtgtgactctacaattttcatagtcatgaaaataaagaaaactctttgaatgagaaggtgtgtccaaacttttggtctgtactgtatatatatctatatttataattttttaaatctatttttatactTAGTTCTACATATTATTATACCTTAATACTctttatacttatatattttattatattgattaatttatcattttttttgggACAAATAACAATTTGATAACTAGGGATTTCACAGACGATACACACcgttaatataatataatataaagcgTGTAAAAAGTATGCCGTGTGTTTCTTTATTGACACACGCTTCTTTTATATGCAacacaagctgtttttttttttttttatgcaaatccTACCATAACTTGCAGCTCAACATATTTAATGTAGACTGTTTTTCTGATTCGATTCTGTAACAATGGAGTGCATCTCAATATTCTGCATAATAGAATTTGCTCTTCATTCTAAAAATAACACTGAACAAAGATAGTGAGTAAAATGAGTAAGTTAAGGCATGCAATCCCTCCCCTGAAAAAGCAGCtttatgcaaacaaaaaaagacaaaattgcAAACCAACATGCACGCTTCTCTGAAAGCTTTCAGGTCTTTGTGGTTTTTTAGAAGTTGTTGCGCTCTAAATGTTTCTAAATATAACCGGCACATGCACACCAGTGAAAGCataaccacatttttttttttctcagtataAAGTGTCGTATTTAGCCATCACTATATCCTTAACAGTTTATATGATTTCTCAGAAGTTTCTTTGACTGACTAAAAATATAGGATTATTCCCAAATTTTTCCCATGACACTATTTGTGACGGTTGATTGGGTCAATCAACGACTTCTGTCTTCTGTCACTAAAATATTGAACATTTCCGAGCGATGGCATCAATTCCAAAGGGAGGCTTTATGATTTTATGTTTTAGATGTCAAACGTTTGTGCTCTGGTCTGTTATTCCTTTTTCTCCACAGATGTACCTTGTCATATTCCCAGAGGGAACTCGCTACAACCCTGAATTTAAGGAGGTGATCAAGGCTAGTCAGGCGTTTGCAGCCAAAGAAGGTgccagggtttttttctttttttctttttatcaggTTAACGTCTGCCGTCTTATTCAGCATTCCTCAAGGCGAAACGTTCTTGGTGGTATGAATTTGATTAGATGTTGTATATATGGAAGGTGAGGGATTTAATTTAGCTGATTATACAGAGAGTATCGATTATTATGAAGGTGTgcttcaaacatttttttacttaaaacgGCTCTTATTCAAATCTGCATACGGTTACAATTTAATTAATCAGGCAAGCGCACTTTTATATAATCATTCTCAATTTTCCTATTTACATGATGCAATTAAATTACATAATTGACAAAATTCTGAGGACAATTAACGAAAAGGTCTGAATTGCTTCTAAATATGGTTCACTGGAATGAATTAGAACACCTTTCTtttgactttttatttcttgcatCTCTATAACTTGCTgaattatgattaaaaatgataattaaaaaaaaaactcgttaACGATCTTCGTTAAGTCGGTACTAAGagaacgattttttttttttttttttttatgcaaatccTACCATAACTTGCAGCTCAACATATTTAATGTAGACTGTTTTTCTGATTCGATTCTGTAACAATGGAGTGCATCTCAATATTCTGCATAATAGAATTTGCTCTTCATTCTAAAAATAACACTGAACAAAGATAGTGAGTAAAATGAGTAAGTTAAGGCATGCAATCCCTCCCCTGAAAAAGCAGCtttatgcaaacaaaaaaagacaaaattgcAAACCAACATGCACGCTTCTCTGAAAGCTTTCAGGTCTTTGTGGTTTTTTAGAAGTTGTTGCGCTCTAAATGTTTCTAAATATAACCGCACATGCACACCAGTGAAAGCAtaaccacattttttttctcagtataAAGTGTCGTATTTAGCCATCACTATATCCTTAACAGTTTATATGATTTCTCAGAAGTTTCTTTGACTGACTAAAAATATAGGATTATTCCCAAATTTTTCCCATGACACTATTTGTGACGGTTGATTGGGTCAATCAACGACTTCTGTCTTCTGTCACTAAAATATTGAACATTTCCGAGCGATGGCATCAATTCCAAAGGGAGGCTTTATGATTTTATGTTTTAGATGTCAAACGTTTGTGCTCTGGTCTGTTATTCCTTTTTCTCCACAGATGTACCTTGTCATATTCCCAGAGGGAACTCGCTACAACCCTGAATTTAAGGAGGTGATCAAGGCTAGTCAGGCGTTTGCAGCCAAAGAAGGTgccagggtttttttctttttttctttttatcaggTTAACGTCTGCCGTCTTATTCAGCATTCCTCAAGGGCGAAACGTTCTTGGTGGTATGAATTTGATTAGATGTTGTATATATGGAAGGTGAGGGATTTAATTTAGCTGATTATACAGAGAGTATCGATTATTATGAAGGTGTgcttcaaacatttttttacttaaaacgGCTCTTATTCAAATCTGCATACGGTTACAATTTAATTAATCAGGCAAGCGCACTTTTATATAATCATTCTCAATTTTCCTATTTACATGATGCAATTAAATTACATAATTGACAAAATTCTGAGGACAATTAACGAAAAGGTCTGAATTGCTTCTAAATATGGTTCACTGGAATGAATTAGAACACCTTTCTtttgactttttatttcttgcatCTCTATAACTTGCTgaattatgattaaaaatgataattaaaaaaaaaactcgttaACGATCTTCGTTAAGTCGGTACTAAGAgaacgtattttttttttttttatgactctCGTAGGTCTTTCAGTACTAAAACACATTCTGACACCGAGAATGAAGGCATCGCACGTAGCAATAGACTGCATGAAGGAGCACCTGGACGCAGTTTACGATGTCACGGTGGCATACGAAGGGACGCTGAGTGCGGATGGGAAAAGACGCTCTGCCCCTTCAATGCCCGGTACCGTGacacatttcacacactttGAATACGTAATaagatctatataaaaaaaaacaaaagggggCATATTATTGCCTGTAAATGTTTGTTAATTCCAAGTACAATCAGGTTCCTAGAATACATAAATATGGATTTCCTGTTGCTTCCTATAAACAGGAAGTTATGGCGTGCTATCTTCCCGTGCCTTGGTGTTCCCAAAAACATTAAAGCCATCActtgttgtgcaaaaaaaaaaaaacatcctgtttTCCGACAGGAATAAACAGCAATGGCATCTAAGTCATGTTATTGATACAACTGACATTCTTTATGTGTTAATCATGTGCTTTAGCGGTTGTGTAAGGGTGAGTCaggtattattttaatatatttatatcttgATTAGTAGCTTGTTACGGTTTGTCTGCATGACatgaatctgtttttttatattcattatactGTAAGGATGTTGAGTAACCTTTACTCGGATTATATTACGTTTCATAACCAGGCTAATATTAgtaacttatttattattattattattattattattatgaatattattaattataataacagtTATAGTCAACTAGccaacataacaaaaaaaaattgtagattTTGTTCGAGATCACATCCATTCACATTTAGTTGTTTTACTGAAACTTGCTGCAGTGGTGTTTCATTTAAATCTAATTACACTCAACAGCGCCACCCAGTGGCTTTATattgtatttgctttttttatagtaaatcagcggtatttaataaaatgaaataaaatgacacaATTCTAAAAGATATTTActtatttgctgtttttttataaaaatttgtcTTGTTAATAGAGTTCCTTTGTAAAGAATGCCCCAGGGTGCACATTTACTTCGAGCGCCTGGACATGAGGGAGATCCCCCTAGAACCTGTTTTTTTCCGCAGGTGGCTTCATGATAGATTTGAGATGAAGGATAAgtaagtctttctttctttttttcctttttttttctctcgtgtGCCCAGTCTTGCTGTTTTAGTGGTTTGCAGAAATCGCATCATAAGAAaacgttttgttttatttgaggTTGCTGACGTCCTTCTACGAGTCTGAGGATCCCAAAGTAAGGTGCAAGTTTCCAGGAGAAAGTCGAAGGTCACTTCTCAGCCTCAAAAAAACGCTGCCTTCTCTACTGGTGTTGAGCAGCCTCACGTTGCCGGTGCTCTTCACCGAGTCAGGTAGAAAACTCTACGTGAAAACGTGGATCTATGGGACTTTTTTGGGATGGCTGTGGGTTTATATACGtccgtgaaaaaaaaaaaagaaaccaccGACGTCTAGCCATCTTGCGTCAGCGTGAGGGGAGACAGGAGCTGGTTCGAtcgaggagaggagaggagaggagaagagagaggtTCTGATTAGACCTCGTGCGGTCACATCTTGGAGGTGTTTGTAGGGCCAAGAGTTTTTTTCTGGCGAAAGGGTTCACTGcatctttttttctcaaagGCTTTGTTTGGTTTTAACGTTTTCAGTTCAGAGTCTATGATGTAGGTTATCTTACTGTTGTGAGCTGAATTTTTAGTGGGGTTGAAAAGCTTACACAAAGGATTggtaaagatatatttttattgcatttattgcattattattaattgcatttttttttgttttgatttgatttttttttttactttttgcattAAAACTTAATTTGT harbors:
- the agpat5 gene encoding 1-acyl-sn-glycerol-3-phosphate acyltransferase epsilon, which produces MLLSLVVHTYSLRYCIPAAVMLGTAPVYLLSWGAWRFLSTLLPTRLYHIVDDHLYTVYQSMVLFFFENYTGVEIIIYGDIPKKKENVLYLSNHQSTADWIVADMLAIRQNALGHVRYVLKDGLKWLPLYGWYFSQHGGVYVKRSAKFDEKAMRRKLRSQMDVGAPMYLVIFPEGTRYNPEFKEVIKASQAFAAKEGLSVLKHILTPRMKASHVAIDCMKEHLDAVYDVTVAYEGTLSADGKRRSAPSMPEFLCKECPRVHIYFERLDMREIPLEPVFFRRWLHDRFEMKDKLLTSFYESEDPKVRCKFPGESRRSLLSLKKTLPSLLVLSSLTLPVLFTESGRKLYVKTWIYGTFLGWLWVYIRP